One segment of Peromyscus leucopus breed LL Stock chromosome 5, UCI_PerLeu_2.1, whole genome shotgun sequence DNA contains the following:
- the LOC119088113 gene encoding transmembrane protein 184C-like produces MMVFELVGVYGEGNLSFSNAWTYLVVINYLSQVFAMYCLLLFYEVLKEELSPIQPLGKFLCVKLVVFASFVQAGLIALLVKVGVISEKHTWEWQSAEAVATGLQDFMMCIEMLFVAIAHLYSFSAKPYAKEAEEGSCFDCFLAMWDVSDIRDDISQQVRRVRRTIRGYPKKKLFPEDPEHTEHTGLLSSSSQHALSSGSKPSSPLGQYQVFGHTITSQNTAAASKLCEDIVIRISQKKHHTRRYHASFQSPTQLRQNHVNNAHAMTTLRRNSSMRTLAVTNSSND; encoded by the exons ATGAT GGTATTCGAGCTTGTTGGTGTCTATGGCGAAGGGAACTTAAGTTTCTCCAATGCTTGGACTTACTTGGTTGTAATCAATTATTTGTCACAAGTG tTCGCCATGTACTGCCTCCTGCTGTTTTACGAAGTACTAAAGGAAGAGCTCAGCCCTATACAACCTCTTGGCAAATTTCTTTGTGTCAAACTCGTAGTCTTTGCCTCATTCGT GCAAGCAGGCCTTATAGCACTGTTGGTAAAGGTTGGCGTTATTTCTGAAAAGCATACGTGGGAATGGCAGAGCGCAGAAGCTGTGGCCACAGGCCTGCAA GATTTCATGATGTGCATTGAAATGCTCTTTGTGGCCATTGCCCACCTTTATTCATTCTCTGCTAAACCCTATGcaaaagaggcagaggaaggctcaTGCTTTGACTGTTTCCTGGCTATGTGGGATGTGTCAGATATCAGAGATGATATTTCTCAACAAGTAAGACGCGTGA GAAGAACAATACGTGGTTAtccaaaaaagaaactttttcctGAAGACCCGGAGCACACTGAACACACAGGTCTGCTTTCCTCATCCTCACAACATGCACTATCTTcaggttcaaagccatcctcaccTCTAGGCCAATATCAGGTCTTTGGACACACAATTACATCACAGAATACAGCTGCTGCATCCAAGTTATGTGAAGACATTGTGATTCGAATATCCCAGAAGA AACACCACACCAGAAggtaccatgcaagcttccaaagtcCTACACAGCTAAGGCAGAACCACGTCAACAACGCGCATGCCATGACGACCCTAAGGCGCAACAGCAGCATGCGCACCTTggcggtaaccaacagctctaaCGACTGA